The Epinephelus lanceolatus isolate andai-2023 chromosome 8, ASM4190304v1, whole genome shotgun sequence genome includes a window with the following:
- the cav4b gene encoding caveolin-2 encodes MMMVSDDCLVECKIDDDSDEDDGVEEQINTPPPPPEFASKASTPAPKSPTPVPKPPTPPTAPATPTPTHPVNRDPYGINQHLKVEVSDVLAEPDRPRSIDQVWLYSVVGFEKARIWTYQCLSLLLAVPFAFLCGIFLAILACLHVWFFVPCIQLSNTFLPCLRSLCMCTVNVIIAPFCTSLALCCSQIAISLSNKDWHQMRDKDTV; translated from the exons atgatgatggtgagcGATGACTGTCTGGTGGAGTGTAAGAttgatgatgacagtgatgaggaCGATGGAGTAGAAGAACAGATAAacacacctccacctcctccagagTTTGCATCCAAAGCCTCAACTCCAGCACCCAAATCTCCCACTCCAGTACCCAAACCTCCGACTCCTCCCACAGCCCCTGCTACACCAACACCCACCCATCCTGTCAACAGGGACCCTTATGGCATCAACCAGCACCTAAAG GTGGAGGTCAGTGATGTACTTGCGGAGCCTGACAGACCTCGTAGCATAGACCAAGTGTGGCTTTACAGTGTCGTTGGCTTCGAGAAGGCTCGTATCTGGACGTATCAGTGCCTCTCCTTGCTGTTAGCTGTGCCCTTCGCTTTCCTTTGTGGTATTTTCCTGGCCATTCTCGCCTGTCTACACGTCTG gTTTTTTGTGCCTTGCATACAGCTGAGCAACACCTTCCTTCCATGCCTGCGGTCTTTATGTATGTGCACTGTGAATGTTATCATCGCTCCCTTCTGTACGTCTCTCGCTCTCTGCTGCAGTCAAATTGCCATTTCACTGTCGAACAAGGACTGGCATCAAATGAGAGACAAAGATACTGTATGA